The following are encoded together in the Desulfoplanes formicivorans genome:
- the folD gene encoding bifunctional methylenetetrahydrofolate dehydrogenase/methenyltetrahydrofolate cyclohydrolase FolD produces MILLDGKATAAAIRKELGEKVGILKSTTGKVPGLAVILAGEDPASAVYVRNKERACAEAGIVSKGYKLPASTTQEELEGLIRKLNEDDSVHGILLQLPVPQGLDSDRCLDLIDPDKDVDGFHPVSVGRLTLGLPGFRSCTPAGVMTLLDRYGLDVSGKKAVVIGRSNIVGKPLALMLLQRNATVTVCHSRTANLAEEVRSADFVFAAVGRPLFVTRDMVKDGAVVVDVGINRTDAGLVGDCDFKALESKVAAMTPVPGGVGPMTIAQLLINTVRSFEMKQGL; encoded by the coding sequence ATGATACTGCTTGATGGAAAAGCGACTGCCGCAGCCATTCGCAAGGAGCTGGGGGAAAAGGTCGGTATATTGAAGAGTACGACCGGAAAGGTTCCGGGACTGGCGGTCATTCTGGCTGGCGAAGACCCGGCCTCGGCCGTGTACGTGCGCAACAAGGAACGGGCCTGTGCCGAGGCGGGTATTGTTTCCAAGGGATACAAACTGCCGGCATCAACCACTCAGGAAGAGCTGGAGGGATTGATCCGGAAGCTCAATGAGGACGATTCGGTACACGGCATTTTGTTGCAGCTCCCCGTGCCTCAGGGATTGGACAGCGATCGGTGCCTTGACCTCATTGACCCGGACAAGGACGTGGACGGGTTTCACCCGGTGAGTGTGGGCCGTCTGACTCTTGGGCTGCCGGGATTCAGGTCCTGCACCCCGGCCGGGGTGATGACCCTGCTTGATCGTTACGGACTTGATGTTAGCGGCAAGAAGGCCGTGGTCATCGGCCGGAGCAATATCGTGGGCAAGCCCCTGGCCTTGATGCTGCTGCAGCGCAACGCCACCGTGACCGTGTGTCATTCCCGGACGGCCAATCTGGCCGAGGAGGTTCGTTCGGCGGATTTCGTGTTTGCGGCTGTGGGACGTCCTCTTTTCGTGACCCGGGATATGGTCAAGGATGGAGCTGTTGTGGTGGACGTGGGCATCAACAGGACCGATGCCGGGCTGGTTGGTGATTGCGATTTCAAGGCCCTGGAGTCCAAGGTTGCGGCCATGACCCCAGTTCCCGGGGGGGTTGGTCCCATGACCATCGCGCAATTGCTCATCAACACGGTGCGCTCTTTTGAGATGAAGCAGGGGTTGTAG
- the amrB gene encoding AmmeMemoRadiSam system protein B codes for MDRHPVVAGQFYPDDPRALHRQLNQYMPQGTAASTRPTILAMLPHAGYIYSGSVAGETVARTSLHETIILLGPNHTGQGAPIGLWPDGSWLFPGGSLAVDADLAETILQASPLIAADYASHTREHSLEVQIPFLHAKNPDTRIVPITIADPTFEILEKVGMALARAIRTAAKPVSLVVSSDMSHYVSANTAQKLDGMAIDQIQALDPEGLYATVRHNHISMCGVLPMTAGLIAARELGARKAYLTRYATSGDVNGEYDQIVGYAGIIVE; via the coding sequence ATGGACAGACATCCCGTCGTAGCCGGTCAATTCTATCCCGACGATCCCCGCGCACTGCATCGTCAGCTCAACCAATACATGCCCCAAGGTACAGCTGCCTCCACCCGGCCGACCATCCTGGCCATGCTTCCCCATGCAGGCTATATCTATTCAGGAAGTGTGGCCGGGGAAACCGTGGCCAGAACCAGCCTTCACGAAACCATCATCCTGCTCGGTCCCAATCACACCGGTCAGGGAGCCCCCATTGGCCTCTGGCCTGACGGCTCCTGGCTCTTTCCTGGCGGCAGCCTTGCAGTGGACGCGGATCTGGCAGAGACCATCCTCCAGGCCAGTCCCCTCATCGCCGCCGACTACGCCTCCCACACGCGCGAACACTCCCTGGAAGTGCAGATCCCCTTTTTGCACGCCAAAAATCCGGACACACGCATCGTGCCCATCACCATTGCCGATCCTACGTTTGAAATCCTCGAAAAAGTGGGCATGGCCCTGGCCAGGGCCATCAGGACCGCAGCCAAACCGGTCAGCCTGGTGGTCAGTTCCGACATGAGCCATTACGTTTCCGCAAACACCGCACAAAAACTCGATGGCATGGCCATTGACCAGATCCAGGCCCTGGATCCCGAGGGCCTTTATGCCACCGTTCGCCACAACCACATCTCCATGTGCGGCGTCCTCCCCATGACTGCGGGGCTCATTGCTGCCCGCGAGCTGGGAGCCCGCAAGGCCTACCTGACCCGTTACGCCACTTCCGGAGACGTGAACGGAGAGTATGATCAGATTGTGGGATATGCGGGAATCATTGTCGAGTAA
- a CDS encoding type III pantothenate kinase, with product MTNPLFLFDLGNTNMKISLASLRGVEKSLVVPTREYTSDSLGLLLRDACSFFAIAPDQVRAWVVSSVVPPLDRILVGAAQRFFACPIYFVPHDIPLAIENRYARPREVGADRLVAAFAGRRLFEDKTLILIDFGTATTFDCVQDNAYLGGLICPGVLSSVRALGTTTAKLPQISLETTGSEVEIGRDTATSLNQGIVHGFAAMVEGLTDRLKKSLGDDRAVIVATGGFAEKIVSVCSGIDHVQPDLLMQGLRMAYRDMIREQGEGR from the coding sequence ATGACAAATCCTTTGTTTCTTTTTGATCTCGGCAACACGAACATGAAAATCTCTCTTGCCTCCCTGCGCGGGGTGGAAAAGAGCCTGGTCGTCCCGACCCGGGAATACACGTCCGACTCTCTGGGACTGTTGCTAAGGGATGCGTGTTCCTTTTTCGCCATAGCGCCCGACCAGGTCCGGGCCTGGGTGGTTTCCTCGGTTGTCCCGCCCCTGGACAGAATCCTTGTCGGCGCTGCACAACGTTTTTTTGCCTGCCCGATTTATTTTGTTCCCCACGACATTCCCCTTGCCATTGAGAATCGTTACGCCAGACCGCGGGAGGTCGGGGCGGACCGATTGGTGGCGGCTTTTGCCGGACGTCGGCTCTTTGAGGACAAGACCCTGATCCTGATCGATTTCGGCACGGCAACCACGTTTGACTGTGTGCAGGACAATGCCTATCTCGGCGGGCTCATTTGTCCGGGAGTCCTCTCTTCGGTGCGGGCCCTGGGAACAACAACCGCCAAACTGCCCCAGATCAGTCTGGAGACAACGGGCTCGGAAGTCGAGATCGGCCGGGATACGGCAACAAGTCTGAATCAGGGCATTGTCCACGGATTCGCGGCCATGGTCGAGGGGCTGACGGATCGACTCAAGAAAAGTCTTGGGGATGATCGGGCCGTGATCGTGGCCACGGGTGGATTCGCCGAAAAGATCGTTTCCGTCTGTTCGGGTATTGATCATGTCCAACCCGATCTGCTCATGCAGGGCCTGCGCATGGCGTATCGGGACATGATCCGGGAACAGGGGGAAGGGCGATGA
- the eno gene encoding phosphopyruvate hydratase — MSYIESVWAREILDSRGNPTIEVEVGLESGVVGRAAVPSGASTGTREALELRDGDESRYGGKGVAQAVKNVIQEIAPDVEGMDARRQVELDQLLIELDGTENKSRLGANAILGVSLATARAMASQLNMPLYQYLGGVNAKVMPVPMMNIINGGVHAPNNLDIQEFMIMPLGAENFAQALRMGAETFHALKKILAADKLTTAVGDEGGFAPNLKSHDQAFEYIIRAIEAAGFEPGKDISLAIDAAASEFFRDGKYHLAGENKVVSAQELVDMYEEYTRKYPLVSVEDGLAESDWEGWQNMTDQLDTIQIVGDDIFVTNPGILSHGIIHGVANSILIKLNQIGTLTETMDTIEMAKESSYTTVISHRSGETSDSFIADLAVGVNAGQIKSGSLCRSDRLAKYNQLLRIEEELGDQAVYFGPAMAAEWYGDDEEEEA; from the coding sequence ATGAGTTATATCGAGTCAGTATGGGCAAGGGAAATCCTGGATTCCAGGGGCAATCCCACCATTGAAGTGGAAGTTGGTCTGGAGTCGGGCGTTGTCGGTCGTGCGGCCGTGCCTTCGGGTGCCTCCACCGGGACCCGCGAAGCCCTGGAATTGCGTGACGGAGACGAGTCTCGTTATGGGGGCAAAGGCGTTGCGCAGGCGGTCAAGAACGTCATCCAGGAGATTGCTCCGGATGTGGAAGGCATGGATGCCAGACGTCAGGTGGAGCTTGATCAGTTGCTCATCGAGCTTGATGGCACGGAAAACAAGAGCCGCCTGGGAGCCAACGCCATTCTCGGCGTTTCTCTGGCCACAGCCCGTGCCATGGCCAGTCAGCTGAACATGCCCCTGTATCAGTATCTGGGGGGAGTCAACGCCAAGGTTATGCCCGTTCCCATGATGAACATCATCAATGGCGGGGTGCACGCGCCCAACAATCTGGATATTCAGGAATTCATGATCATGCCCCTGGGTGCGGAGAATTTTGCCCAGGCCCTGCGCATGGGAGCCGAGACCTTTCATGCCTTGAAAAAGATTCTGGCCGCGGACAAGCTGACAACGGCCGTGGGTGACGAAGGCGGGTTCGCTCCCAATCTCAAGAGCCATGACCAGGCCTTTGAATACATTATCCGGGCCATTGAGGCCGCAGGGTTCGAGCCGGGCAAGGACATCTCTCTGGCCATTGATGCGGCTGCCTCGGAATTTTTCAGGGATGGGAAATACCATCTGGCCGGGGAGAACAAGGTTGTCTCTGCCCAGGAGCTCGTTGACATGTACGAGGAGTACACCAGGAAATATCCCCTGGTTTCCGTGGAAGACGGCTTGGCTGAATCCGATTGGGAAGGATGGCAGAACATGACCGATCAGCTGGACACCATCCAGATCGTGGGTGACGATATTTTTGTTACCAATCCCGGCATATTGAGCCACGGGATCATCCATGGTGTGGCCAATTCCATCCTCATCAAACTCAATCAGATAGGTACCCTGACCGAAACCATGGATACCATAGAGATGGCCAAGGAGTCCTCTTACACCACGGTTATTTCCCATCGCTCCGGAGAGACCTCGGACAGCTTTATTGCCGATCTTGCCGTGGGCGTGAACGCCGGACAGATCAAGTCGGGATCGTTGTGCCGCAGTGACCGGCTGGCCAAATACAACCAGCTTTTGCGTATCGAAGAGGAACTCGGTGACCAGGCCGTGTATTTCGGACCGGCCATGGCAGCCGAATGGTATGGCGACGATGAAGAGGAAGAGGCATAG
- the acs gene encoding acetate--CoA ligase, with protein MEHNGALDSLLQEERVFRPLPQLVIEANVNPQEYDAAVRNGNDDYLSYWEDAARELDWFRKWNQVLDDSNPPFYRWFPGAKCNIVYNALDRHITTANKNKLALIWEGETGDTQKFTYYELYRAVNRFANALRSLGIKKGDRVVIYMSPLPETIIAMLAVAKIGAVHCMVFAGFSAKALRERINDAQAKLVITADGFYRNGRPINLKKVIDEAVEGCDSVDTVVVVHRANVQVEMNEPRDLWYEALVRQESPECPTEVMDANDMLFLLYSSGTTGKPKGIVHGHGGYMVGVHRSLNWVFDIKPTDIFCCTADVGWITGHSYVVYGPLMAGTTTVLYEGHPLYPQADRMWDVIAKYGVTIFYTAPTLIRMLMRFGTQYPKMHDLSTLRLLGSVGEPINPEAWVWFYKNIGRSECPIIDTWWQTETGSFIICPFPISLLKPGSVFKPLPGIEADVVDEQGNPVPPGKGGQLILKRPWPSMLLGLYKDPERYKEAYWSQVPGAYLAGDVARKDEDGYIWIQGRSDDVLNIAGHRIGTAELESALVAHRAVAEAAVIGVPDSIKGEVAKAFVILNEDYNDPEDPDELLKQLKDHIRRELGPVAVVKSIEIREKLPKTRSGKIMRRILKAEEMGEDVGDTSTLEND; from the coding sequence ATGGAACATAACGGCGCACTGGACTCCCTGCTTCAGGAAGAACGCGTTTTCAGACCGCTGCCGCAACTGGTTATCGAGGCAAATGTCAATCCCCAAGAATATGATGCCGCCGTCAGGAATGGCAATGACGATTATTTGAGCTATTGGGAAGATGCCGCCAGGGAGCTGGACTGGTTTCGCAAGTGGAATCAGGTTCTCGACGATTCCAACCCGCCTTTTTACAGGTGGTTTCCCGGGGCCAAGTGCAACATCGTGTACAATGCCCTGGACAGGCATATCACCACTGCCAACAAGAACAAACTCGCCCTGATTTGGGAAGGTGAGACCGGAGACACCCAGAAATTCACCTACTATGAACTCTACAGGGCCGTGAACCGTTTTGCCAACGCCCTGCGTTCCCTGGGCATCAAGAAAGGGGATCGGGTTGTCATCTACATGTCTCCCCTGCCTGAAACGATCATTGCCATGCTTGCCGTGGCCAAGATCGGTGCGGTCCACTGCATGGTCTTTGCCGGGTTTTCCGCCAAGGCCCTTCGGGAGCGGATCAACGATGCCCAGGCCAAGCTGGTTATCACGGCCGATGGTTTTTATCGCAACGGCCGGCCCATCAACCTGAAGAAAGTCATCGACGAGGCTGTGGAAGGCTGCGATTCCGTGGACACCGTGGTGGTGGTTCACCGGGCCAACGTCCAGGTGGAAATGAACGAACCCAGGGATCTGTGGTATGAAGCCCTGGTCCGTCAGGAAAGCCCCGAGTGTCCCACCGAGGTCATGGATGCCAATGACATGCTTTTTCTTCTGTACAGCTCCGGGACCACGGGCAAGCCCAAGGGAATTGTGCATGGTCATGGCGGGTACATGGTCGGCGTTCATCGGAGTCTCAACTGGGTTTTTGACATCAAGCCCACGGACATTTTCTGTTGTACCGCTGACGTGGGGTGGATCACCGGCCACAGTTATGTTGTCTATGGCCCCCTCATGGCCGGAACGACCACGGTGCTTTATGAAGGCCATCCCCTGTATCCCCAGGCCGACCGCATGTGGGATGTGATTGCCAAGTACGGGGTGACCATCTTTTATACCGCACCGACCCTCATCCGCATGCTCATGCGTTTTGGCACCCAATATCCCAAGATGCATGATCTGAGCACCCTGCGGTTGCTCGGTTCGGTGGGCGAGCCCATCAATCCCGAGGCCTGGGTATGGTTTTACAAGAATATCGGCCGGTCCGAGTGTCCGATCATTGATACCTGGTGGCAAACCGAGACCGGATCGTTCATCATCTGTCCCTTTCCCATCTCGCTGCTCAAACCCGGGTCGGTGTTCAAACCGCTCCCCGGCATTGAGGCCGATGTTGTTGATGAACAGGGCAACCCCGTTCCTCCGGGCAAGGGGGGACAGCTCATTCTCAAACGGCCCTGGCCGTCCATGCTCCTTGGTCTGTACAAGGACCCCGAACGGTACAAGGAAGCCTATTGGAGTCAGGTACCGGGGGCCTATCTGGCCGGAGACGTGGCCCGCAAGGATGAAGACGGATACATCTGGATTCAGGGCCGTTCCGACGACGTCCTGAACATCGCCGGTCATCGCATTGGCACGGCCGAGCTGGAAAGCGCTCTTGTGGCTCACCGGGCCGTTGCCGAGGCCGCGGTCATCGGCGTGCCCGATTCCATCAAGGGCGAGGTTGCCAAGGCCTTTGTCATCCTCAATGAGGACTATAACGACCCCGAAGATCCTGATGAGCTTCTCAAGCAGCTCAAGGATCATATCCGCAGGGAACTCGGACCTGTTGCCGTGGTCAAGAGTATCGAGATCAGGGAAAAACTGCCCAAGACCCGCAGCGGCAAGATCATGCGCCGTATCCTCAAGGCCGAGGAAATGGGTGAGGATGTCGGGGATACGTCGACCCTTGAAAACGATTGA